In Pseudomonas sp. MM213, a genomic segment contains:
- a CDS encoding C4-dicarboxylate transporter DctA: protein MLRWCSRSIFLQVVLGLVLGIVCGLTLPEYSAQLKPLGDGFIKLIKMLIGLIVFCVVVSGISGAGDLKKVGRIGLKSVIYFEVLTTIALVIGLVFAFSTGIGSGANIHLEQLSAADMGDIAQRGQHMHTTTQFLMDLIPTSVIGAFADNNILQVLLFSVLFGSALNLVGEAASGISRLINELSHVIFRIMGMIVRLAPIGVFGAIAFTTSKYGLDSLQHLGSLVGLFYLTCVAFVALILGLVMRLSGLRMWPLLKYLREELMIVMGTASSDAVLPQIMRKLEHLGIGSSTVGLVIPTGYSFNLDGFSIYLTLAIVFIANATGTPLAMTDLLTILLVSLITSKGAHGIPGSALVILAATLTAIPAIPVVGLVLVLAVDWFMGIGRALTNLIGNCVATVAIARWEKDIDIQRANKVLSGQVGYTFQPRKPVAPAHQQEF from the coding sequence ATGCTCAGATGGTGCTCGCGTTCAATCTTCCTTCAAGTGGTTCTCGGACTGGTGCTCGGCATCGTCTGCGGGCTGACCCTTCCCGAATACTCCGCCCAGCTCAAACCCCTCGGCGACGGTTTCATCAAACTGATCAAGATGCTCATCGGTCTGATCGTGTTCTGCGTGGTGGTCAGCGGCATCAGCGGCGCCGGCGACCTGAAGAAGGTCGGGCGCATCGGCCTGAAATCGGTGATCTACTTCGAAGTGCTGACCACCATCGCCCTGGTGATTGGCCTGGTGTTCGCCTTCAGCACCGGCATCGGCAGCGGCGCGAACATTCATCTGGAGCAGCTGTCTGCCGCCGACATGGGCGACATCGCCCAGCGCGGCCAGCACATGCACACCACTACGCAGTTCCTGATGGACCTGATTCCGACCTCGGTGATCGGCGCCTTCGCCGACAACAACATCCTGCAGGTCCTGCTGTTTTCAGTGCTGTTCGGCAGCGCACTGAACCTGGTGGGCGAAGCCGCGTCGGGCATTTCCCGGCTGATCAATGAGCTGAGCCACGTGATTTTCCGCATCATGGGCATGATCGTGCGCCTGGCGCCGATCGGCGTGTTCGGCGCAATTGCCTTCACCACCAGCAAATATGGCCTGGACTCGCTGCAACACCTTGGCAGTCTGGTCGGTCTTTTCTACCTGACGTGTGTCGCGTTCGTGGCGCTGATTCTCGGCCTGGTGATGCGCCTGTCCGGCCTGCGCATGTGGCCGCTGCTCAAATACCTGCGCGAAGAACTGATGATCGTCATGGGCACCGCCTCGTCCGACGCCGTGCTGCCGCAAATCATGCGCAAGCTCGAACATCTGGGCATCGGCAGTTCGACGGTCGGGCTGGTGATTCCCACCGGTTACTCGTTCAACCTCGACGGCTTTTCGATCTACCTGACATTGGCCATTGTGTTCATCGCCAATGCCACCGGTACGCCGTTGGCCATGACTGATTTGCTGACCATTTTGCTGGTGTCGCTGATCACCTCCAAAGGGGCTCACGGGATTCCCGGCTCGGCGCTGGTGATTCTGGCCGCGACACTGACGGCCATCCCGGCGATTCCGGTGGTCGGTCTGGTGCTGGTATTGGCGGTGGACTGGTTCATGGGCATCGGCCGCGCGCTGACCAACCTGATCGGCAACTGCGTGGCCACCGTGGCCATCGCCCGATGGGAAAAAGACATCGATATCCAACGCGCAAACAAGGTGCTTTCCGGTCAGGTGGGTTATACCTTCCAGCCTCGAAAACCGGTCGCGCCCGCGCACCAGCAGGAATTTTAA
- a CDS encoding FadR/GntR family transcriptional regulator, translating into MITSSTVVNSVVEKLRAALARGQWRSGEMLPGQRELAEQLGISRPSLREAVIVLETLGLVRSMPGKGVVVLDAQLTDSQSHDSAVAGASLEDVLQLRYTLEPFIVGLVAQSISSKEVGQLRLTLMDMREALEANDSEAGVNAYIAFHEELFTLTSNPIFQSVVQQTSNALKQSAEVLRNSPEHLAERLEENEAVVRAIRSKNSALASAEMRRHILREGQRMGIELNIPDDNLGS; encoded by the coding sequence GTGATTACCTCGTCAACCGTCGTAAATTCAGTAGTGGAAAAACTTCGTGCCGCGCTGGCACGTGGGCAATGGCGCTCCGGCGAGATGCTGCCGGGGCAACGTGAACTGGCCGAACAACTGGGCATCAGCCGCCCGAGCCTGCGCGAGGCGGTCATCGTCCTGGAAACCCTCGGCCTGGTGCGCTCGATGCCGGGCAAAGGCGTGGTGGTGCTCGATGCCCAACTGACAGACAGCCAAAGCCACGACAGTGCAGTGGCCGGCGCGAGCCTGGAAGACGTGCTGCAACTGCGCTACACCCTTGAGCCGTTTATCGTCGGCCTGGTGGCGCAGTCGATCAGCAGCAAGGAAGTCGGGCAATTGCGCCTGACCCTGATGGACATGCGCGAAGCCCTGGAGGCGAACGACAGCGAAGCCGGGGTCAACGCCTACATCGCGTTCCACGAAGAGCTGTTCACGCTGACCTCGAACCCGATTTTCCAGAGCGTGGTACAGCAGACCAGCAACGCCCTCAAGCAAAGCGCCGAGGTGCTGCGCAACTCCCCCGAGCATCTGGCCGAACGCCTCGAAGAAAACGAAGCCGTGGTGCGCGCGATCCGCAGCAAAAACAGCGCCCTGGCGAGTGCCGAAATGCGTCGGCACATTCTTCGCGAAGGCCAGCGGATGGGCATCGAATTGAATATCCCGGACGACAACCTCGGCAGTTGA
- a CDS encoding GntR family transcriptional regulator, whose product MNSFASAQTLVALPFPTPTDDLYSRVFDAILEQRIDAASRVTEESLAQMFGARRSDMRGVLTQLSHQQIIVLRTHHRPRVAALDHEQVRQTLHARRLTETTVVRLACQQPRAQDLKCLRGLIDRERQCAAHGSAIRLAGAFHLQLAEMAGNAPLAHFLGSLVPLTSLAIAQFDVSAEGYCDWRVHSAILDAVERGDAVKAVSLLSGHLDDLEEILLNSGLGLSQDRVAG is encoded by the coding sequence ATGAACAGCTTCGCTTCAGCGCAAACTCTTGTTGCCCTGCCCTTTCCCACGCCGACGGATGATCTCTACTCGCGAGTCTTCGACGCCATTCTTGAACAGCGCATCGATGCGGCCAGTCGCGTTACCGAAGAAAGCCTGGCGCAGATGTTCGGCGCTCGCCGCAGTGACATGCGCGGGGTGCTGACGCAGCTGTCCCATCAGCAGATCATCGTGTTGCGCACTCACCATCGTCCCCGAGTCGCGGCGCTCGATCATGAGCAAGTCCGGCAGACGCTGCATGCGCGGCGGCTGACCGAAACCACGGTGGTGCGGCTGGCGTGTCAGCAGCCCCGTGCACAAGACTTGAAGTGTCTGCGTGGGTTGATTGATCGCGAGCGCCAATGTGCCGCGCATGGCTCGGCGATCAGGTTGGCGGGGGCGTTTCATCTGCAGCTGGCCGAAATGGCGGGGAATGCACCGCTGGCGCATTTTCTGGGCAGCCTGGTGCCACTGACTTCGCTGGCGATTGCGCAGTTTGATGTATCGGCGGAGGGTTATTGCGATTGGCGGGTGCATTCCGCGATTCTGGATGCGGTGGAGCGTGGGGATGCGGTGAAGGCGGTCTCGCTGCTGAGCGGGCACCTGGATGATCTTGAGGAAATATTGCTGAACTCAGGACTTGGGCTTAGTCAGGATCGTGTTGCTGGTTAG